The nucleotide sequence TACTCGCCGAGGACGGTGCCGGTCGCGATGGCCAGCAGCACGCCACCGGCCGACAGCAGGGTCGAGAGACCGGACTGGAAGGTGAGCAGCCCCGAGTCCTCACCCTGGGCGACGAGCTCGTAGAGGCCGCGGAAGATCGTCAGGCCGGGCAGCAGGCCGAAGCTCGCGGGCACGACGAGGACGAGGGAGGGAGCGTCCATCCGTTGGGCCAGCAGCCGGCCGAGCACCCCGACCACGACGGCCGCGATGCCGGTGGCCGTGACGGACCCGACCCCCGGGCCGCGGGTGAGCACCGCCGAGACCGCGACCCCGACGATGGTGAGCAGCCCCATCGGGAGGATGAGCTCCCGGCGGCTCTGCACGGTGACACCGGCGGCCAGCCCGACGACGAGCGAGGCGAGCAGGGCCGGGAGGATCGGCGCCTGCGTGACCCGCAGGTCCAGCACGTCCGGTGAGACGAAGCTGCTGCTGGTCCAGCGGGTGAGCGTGAGCATCGCGCCGAGCCCGGACGCGATGCCGATGATCAGCCCGGTGAGCGACAGCAGGACGGCGAGCAGCCGCCCGGCGCCGGTCAGCGGGTAGCCGAAGATGACGTCCTCGATCGCCGAGGCCATCGTGCGCCCCGGCAGCATCGCGACGATGCCGCCGGCCACGACGAAGGCGAAGTCGCTCTCGTCGAAGGGGATGCCCCCCGTCGCGCCGATCGCGTAGAGGCCACCGGCGAGGAGCGTGGCGGCGAAGGCGTTGATCGCGTTGCCGTAGAACTCGGGCAGGTCGACGCGCGCGTGCAGCCGGGCGATCCCGGCGACCGCGAGGACGACCCCGATGGTCGCGAGCGCCGCGAGCGCGCTGGCGCCGATGACGACCGCGACGGCGGAGGCGAGGACGGCGTTGGCGAGCGAGATGGCCCACTTCGGGTAGGTGCGCGGGGTCCGCTTGAGCTGCCGGAGCCGGTCGGAGGCCTCCTCGGGGGTCACCTCGCCGGCGACGAGCGACTCGACGAGGCGGTGCACGGCGACGAGGCGCGCGTAGTCGAAGCGGGTGTGCCGCACGACCTTGAGCATCGTGTGCTGGCGGCCCTCGGCGCTGCGCGCCTGGACGAGGATCGACTGGAGGGTGATGTCGAGCTCGACCTGGTCGACCCCGGCGGCGGCGGCCGTGGCGGCGATCGCGCCCTCGACCTGGGGCGCGCCGGCGCCGCAGCGCAGCATCAGCGCGCCGACGCGCAGCGCGAGGTCGAGCCCGCGCTCGATCGTCGGGTCGGGCGCGGAGGCACCGGGGATGCGGGCGTGCCGGTAGGGCGTGCGGCGCAGCAGGTCGGCCATCGGCATCGGCTCGGTGGGCAGGTCGCCGCGCAGGATGCGGGCGCGCCGGGTGCGGGGGTCGCTCACAGCTGCGGCACCACCTGGTCGACCCAGCCCGGGGCCTCCTGGAGCGGCCACCACGACGGCCCGCCGCGGCTGACGGTCAGCGCGGTGAGGAGGGCCCCGCCGAGCAGGAGCGCGACGACGAGGACCTGCCGGACGCCGGGGTGCGCCGTGCCTCCGCGCACGAGGCTGCGGCTGCCGCGGCGCAGGCTCGCGCCGCCGGGCCCCCACCACGCGGTGAGGGCGGTGAAGACCCCGCCGGCGAGGAGGGGCACGACGCCGTCGGCGCGGGTCGACCCGCCGGTCAGCCCCCCGACGACGAGGGCGCCGGCGAACATCGCCGAGACCCCGACGAGCAGCGGGAGGGCGAGCGTCACGAGGGTGCCGACGGCCCCGACGACCGCGTGCCACGGGCTGCTGACGACGGCGACCGCGACGTCGCTGCCGCGCGCGCCCCGTTCGTGGCGGCGCACGACGAGGGAGGTGACCGACCGGTCGGCGGTGCGGGCGAGGACCATCCACACCGCGAGGGCGCCGAGGGCGACGAGCGGCGCCGCGGCGGCCAGCCCGGCGAGGAGGGCGAGCAGCGCCAGCAGCACGCCGGAGCGGGTCGGCAGGCCGATGCGCGGGTCGGTGCGCGCCTCGAGGACGTCGTCGTCGCGCTCGCCGGTATAGGGGGCGGGCGGGAGGGCGTGGGGCGGCGGGCCCGGGCGGCCGGCGCCGGTGGGGGGCGGCGGGAGGGGCTGGACCTGCGGCTGGCGCTGGACCCGGGGGGCCACCGGCGGCAGCGCGGCGGAGGCCGCCGGGGTGGTGGGGCCCACCGGGGCGGGGAGGACCGCGGTGCCGGCGGCCGGGAGGGCCTGGGTCGCGGGCCGGGCCCGGCGCACCTCGATCGCCGAGGTCGCGAGCTCGCCGCGGGCGTAGCGCTCGAGGGCGCGCACGACCTCGTGCTGGTGCGGCCGCTCGTCCGGGTAGGGCGAGAGCGCCGCATAGAGCAGGGGCTCGATGCGGGGGTCGACCGCGACGAGGTCGGGCTCGCCGGCCGCGACCCGGGCCAGGACGGCGTTCATCCCGCCGCTGCCGAAGGGCGGGGTGCCGCTCGCCGCGAAGGCGGTCGTGGCCGCCCATCCCCACCAGTCGGTCGCGTCGGTCACGTCGTCGCCGTGGACGACCTCGGGCGCGAGGTAGCCCGGCGTGCCCATGACGAGGCCGACGCTCGTGAGGCGCACGTCGTCGACGACGTGGGCGATGCCGAAGTCGATGAGCACGGGGTCGCCGTCGACGAGGAGGACGTTGCCCGGCTTGACGTCGCGGTGCACGACGTCGGCGGCGTGGATGGCCTCGAGCGCCTGGGCCAGGCCGTCGGCGAGGCGGTGCAGCTCGGGCGGGGGCAGCGGGCCGCGCGCCGCGACGTGGTGGTCGAGCGCGGGCCCGTCGATGAAGCGGGTCACGACGTAGGGGGTGTCGCCGTCGACGTCGGCGTCGACGACCGGCGCGACGAAGGGGCTGCGGATGCGTCCGAGCGTGTCGACCTCGCGGGCCAGGCGGCGGCGGGCGTCGGGGTCGTGGGCGACGTGGGCGCGCAGGACCTTGACGGCGACCGCCCGGCCGTGGCGGTCGAGCCCGAGGTGGACGACGCCCATCCCGCCCTCGCCGAGGCGCTGGACCAGCCGGTACGGCCCGAGCCGGGCATGCGTCCCCGGGTCGTCGGGGTCCGGGGACGGATGTCCGTCCACGGGGGCGTCGGCGGTCATGGCTCCACGGTAGGCGCTGGGGCTGGGTGCGCGCTGGACGGGTGCAGCCCCCATCACCCCTCCCCCGTGCACCGATCGTCGAAAGCGACGATTTCTGCACGCCTCACGCGAGCGGACCGTGCACCGATCGTCGAAAGTGTCGATTTATGCACGCCTCACGCGAGCGGACCGTGCATCAATCGTCGAAAGTGTCGATCTGTGCACACCTCACGCAAGCGGACCGTGCACCGATCGTCGAAAGTGTCGATTTCTGCACGCCTCACGCGACGGGACCGTGCACCGATCGTCGAAAGTGTCGATTTCTGCACACCTCACGCGAGCGGACCGTGCACCGATCGTCGAAAGCGTCGATCTGTGCACACCGGGGCGACGCCGGCCGGCTACTGCTGGATGTACCGGCCGGCTACTGCTGGATGTAGTCGCGCAGCTGGTCGCGCTCGGCCTGCAGCGTGTCGATCCGGAACTTGACGATGTCGCCGATGCTGACGATCGCGCCAAGTGCGCCGTCGACGACGACCGGGACGTGCCGGATGCGCCGCTCGGTCATCCGCGAGGCGAGGTCCTCGAGGGAGTCCTCGGGGGTACAGGTGTGCACGTCGGCGGTCATGATCCGCTCCACCGGGGCGTCGAGGAGGCCGGCGCCGTCGGAGTGCAGGTGCCGCACGACGTCGCGCTCGCTGACGATGCCGTGCACCGTCGAGCCGTCACCGCTGACGACGACCGCGCCGATCCGGTGCTCGGCCAGGAGGGCCAGCAGCTCGGTGACGGTGGCGTCGGGCCGCACCGTGACGACCACATCACCCTTGCGCTTGACGACGTCCGCGATCCTCATGGCCCAACCGTAGGGACTCCCGGCGGGACGCGCCAGAGGAAGGAGGGGCGCCCCGCCACCCCGTGGGACGGTCCTCGCGGTGCGGGCGGGTCGTCCGGCATACTGGCGAAACCGTTTGCACCGACGCAGGCGGGAGCTCCACCCCTTTACAACGGATCGTCCGGCACGTTCCTGCCGGTGAAGGAAAGGCAACGACGCCATGGCAACTGTGAAGTTCGACGAGGCCACCCGCATCTACCCGGGCAACGACACCCCCTCGGTCGACAAGCTGAACATCGACATCGCCGACGGGGAGTTCCTCGTCCTCGTCGGTCCCTCCGGCTGCGGCAAGTCCACCTCGCTGCGCATGCTCGCCGGCCTCGAGGAGGTCAACGGCGGCAAGATCTGGATCGGTGACCGCGACGTCACCGACCTCTCGCCGAAGGACCGCGACGTCGCGATGGTCTTCCAGAACTACGCGCTGTACCCGCACATGACGGTCGCCGACAACATGGGCTTCGCCCTGAAGATCGCCGGCGTCGACAAGGGCGAGATCCGCAAGCGCGTCGAGGAGGCCGCGAAGATCCTCGACCTCACCCAGTACCTCGAGCGCAAGCCGAAGGCCCTCTCCGGTGGCCAGCGCCAGCGCGTCGCCATGGGCCGCGCGATCGTCCGCAGCCCGCAGGTCTTCCTCATGGACGAGCCGCTGTCGAACCTCGACGCCAAGCTCCGCGTCCAGACCCGCACGCAGATCGCCAGCCTCCAGCGCCGCCTCGGCGTCACGACCGTCTACGTCACGCACGACCAGGTCGAGGCCATGACGATGGGCGACCGCATCGCGCTGCTCAAGGACGGCATCCTCCAGCAGTGCGCGACCCCGCGCGAGATGTACGACAACCCGGCCAACCTCTTCGTCGCCGGCTTCATCGGCTCCCCCGCGATGAACCTCGTCACCGTCCCGGCCTCGTCCGACGGCGCGAAGTTCGGCAACCACTCGGTCGCCATCCCCCGCGAGGGCCTCGAGCACGGCGGCTCGCACGTCGTCGTCGGCGTGCGCCCCGAGGACGTCGAGATCACGACGAACAACGACGGCCTCGAGCTGACCGTCGACGTCGTCGAGGAGCTCGGCGCCGACGCGTACGTCTACGGCACGCCGACCGACAGCAACATCAGCCTCGTCGGTGGCGACGACAACCTGGCCAAGCCGTTCATCGCGCGCGTCGACGGCCGCTCGGTCCCCGAGAAGGGCTCGAAGGTCTACGTCTACCCCAAGGCGCAGCACATGCACGTCTTCGACCCCGACAGCGGCAAGCGCCTCTGAGGCCCACCCGCCGACTCGCCCGCACGCGACGACGCCCCGGACGAGACACTCGTCCGGGGCGTCGCCCGTCCCCGGCCCGCCCGCCGCCCGTGCCCACCGACCCCGGAAGCCCGTCATGGCCCTCGAGCTCACCGCCGCCCGCCCCGACCCCGCGCTCCTCGACCTGCCCTGGCGCATCCCGCTCGAGGAGTGGCCCGAGGAGATCCTCGCCGCCCTCCCCCGCGGCATCTCGCGCCACGTCGTGCGCTTCGTCCGCCTCTCCGGGCGCGTCCTGGCCATCAAGGAGATCAAGGACGACATCGCCCGCCGCGAGTACGAGATGCTGCGCAACCTGCGACGGCTGCACATGCCCTCGGTCGAGCCGTTCGCGGTCGTCAGCGGGCGCATCGGCCTGGACGGCGAGCCGCTCGACGCCTGCCTCGTCACCCGGCACCTCCAGTACTCGCTGCCCTACCGCGCGCTCTACAGCCAGTCGCTGCGCAAGGGGACGGCGACCCGGCTCATCGACGCCCTCGCGGTGCTCCTCGTCCGGCTGCACCTCACGGGGTTCTGGTGGGGTGACGTCTCGTTGTCCAACACCCTCTTCCGCCGGGATGCCGGGGCGTTCGCCGCGTACCTCGTCGACGCCGAGACCGGCGAGCTGCGCAACCGCCTGAGCGACGGGCAGCGCGAGCACGACCTCGAGATCGCACGGGTCAACATCGCCGGCGAGCTGATGGACCTCGATGCCGGCGGCCTGCTCCAGGAGGAGCGCGACCCCGTCGACGTCAGCGAGCGCATCGTCACCCGCTACCGCGAGCTGTGGGCCGAGCTGACGAACGCCGAGACCATCGACGACACCGAGCGCTGGCGGGTCGACGACCGCATCCGACGGCTCAACAAGCTGGGCTTCGACGTCGACGAGCTCGAGATCACCACCGACATCGACGGCACCTCGATCCGGCTGCAGCCCAAGGTGGTCGACTCCGGTCACCACTCGCGCCGGCTGCTGCGCCTCACCGGGCTGGACGTCCGCGAGAACCAGGCGCGCCGCCTGCTCAACGACCTCGAGGTGTACTCGGCGGCCACGGGGCGGCAGGGCGAGGACGAGGAGATCATCGCGCACGACTGGCTCGCGCAGGTCTACGAGCCGGTGACGCGGGGCGTGCCGCGCGACCTCGTCGCGAAGCTCGAGCCGGCCGAGGTCTTCCACGAGGTGCTCGAGCACCGCTGGTACATGGCCGAGCGCGCGCAGCACGACGTCCCCATCCGGGACGTCCTCGAGGACTACGTCGCGAAGGTGCTGCCGGGCAAGCCGGACGAGCGCGCGGTCCTCGGCGTCGACACCGAGGAGCTGCCGGTCATCGCCGACCAGTGACCCCGCTGACCCCGCCGAGGCGCTGCGGCGCGCGCCCCGGGATCGACGGGACGGCGCCGCCCCACCGCGGACCAGCCACCACGCCACGCACCGACGAAGGACCCCGATGAGCGACCAGCACCCCCCGGAGCCGACCTCCCCCCAGACCCCGCCGACCCCGGGAGCGCCGGCGTCGGCCCCGCAGCCGTACCCCGCTCCCGCTGCGGGACAGGGGTACCCGCCGCAGCAGCCGCCGCCCGGAGCACAGCAGAACCCGTACGGCGGGTGGACCACGGCGCCGGCCTTCTCCGGCGGGCAGGCACCCCCCGAGTCGGTGCCCTACGTCGAGGCCCACTTCGGGCCGGTCGCGTCCTTCGGCGACCGCGTCCTCGCGCTGCTCATCGACACGGCCGCGAGCTTCCTGCCGCTACTCCTCATGCTCGCCGGCATCCCCTTCATCGTCGCCGGGGCGCCCGACCGCACGGGGGTCGACGAGTACGGGATGACGACGTACGGCGACACCAACGGGGCGCTCATCGCCGTCGGCATCGCCGTCATCGTCCTGTTCTGGCTCGTGGGCGTCGGCTTCCAGCTCTGGAACCGGGTCTTCCGGATGGGCCGGCGCGGGCAGAGCATCGGCAAGTCCGTCGTCGGGCTGAAGCTCGTCGACGCCCGGACCGGCGCCCCGATCGGCGCGGGGAGCTGCTTCGTGCGCGAGCTGGTCAGCGGTGTCGTCAACAGCGCCGTCTACCTCTCCTACCTCTGGATGCTCTGGGACGACAACCGCCAGACCGTCGCCGACAAGGCGGTCCACTCGACGGTCATCAAGGTGCCGAAGGCCTGACGCGCCCGACCCGCGCCCCACGACCGCGCGGATGCCGTGGCGGCGCCGCCCGTGGCCGCTAGGGTGATCGCGAGCCGGCGGTCGCCGGCCCCAGACGACGGAGGACCCATGAGCAGCAGCACGCCCCCGCCCCCGCCGCCCCCGCCCGGTGGGAGCTACCCGCCCCCGCCGGAGCCCGAGGAGACGGGCGACTCGTCCGCGGCCGGTGGCTACCCGCCGCCCCCGCCGCCGCCCGGTGGCGCCGGTGGCTACACCGCCCCGCCGAGCATGCCCGTCCCCGGCGGCACCCCCGGTGGTGGCCTCGGTGGCAACAACACCAAGGCGGTCATCGCCCTCGTCCTCGGCATCCTCGGCCTGGTCTTCGCCATCTGCTGCTCGATCCTCGGGCTGCTGCTGGGCATCGGCGGCGCCGTGCTCGGCTACATGGCCAAGCAGGAGATCGGCCGCACCGGCCAGGCGGGCCGCGGTCTGGCCCAGGGCGGCTTCGTCACCGGCATCATCGCCGTCGTCCTCGCGATCATCATGATGGCGCTGGGCGCGGCCAACTTCGCCGCGAACTACACCAACTGAGATGACGACCCACGTCGGCGGCCTCGGCTCCCTCTCACCACGCGTGTGGTGGGGGGCGGCCGGGGTCGCCGTCGCCGGTGGGGCCGCCTGGCTGGCGACCCACTCGCCGTACGAGGCCGGTCACTACCCCGGCTGCTTCCTCTACTCGACCACCGGGCTGTACTGCCCCGCGTGCGGCGGCACCCGGGCCACCTACGACCTCCTCCACGGGGACGTCGGCGCCGCCTTCGCGCGCCACCCCCTCGTCCCGCCGCTCTACCTCGCCGTCGCGCTCTACCTGGCCTACCGCCTCGTGCGGGCGCGGCAGGGACGGCCCGTGCGCGTCGTCATCCCCAACTGGCTGCCCGTCGCGATCGGGGTGGGCGTGCTCGTCTTCGGCGTGCTGCGCAACCTCCCCGGCGCGGAGTTCCTCTCCCCCGCCTGACGCGCGCCCACCACTCACCGGCCTGATCGTCGAGCCCGCACGACGACGCCCCCGCACGTCGATGCCCCCGCGCCGGCGAGCGGTGCGGGGGCATCGACGTTGCCGCGTCGGTCAGTAGCGGGGGGCGTTGCTCGCCGCGTAGAACGCCGAGGACTCCTTGCGCCACAGCAGGTACACGATGTACCCGCCGAGCGCGATGCTCACGATGCTCAGGACCCGCGAGAGGGCCGCGGCCGGCTGCGTCAGCCCGACGAGGAACGAGACGAGCGAGAGCCCGAAGAGGACGGAGGCGGTGATCCGCGCCCACGACTTCCCCCGGCCGTTGGCCCAGGCCATGAACAGCCAGAGGCCGGCACCCAGCAGGCCGAAGACGACCGCGACGGCGATGCCGATGGTCACGGCGCCGTCGACGAGCGCCGGGTCGACCGTCTGGCCGGAGTCCTCCAGCGCCTGCGTGGCCTGCTCACGGATGTCGCCGGCGAACACGAAGCTCAGCACGAGCGAGACGAGGGACAGCGCGGCGCCGACGCGCATGAGCAGCACGGCGGTGTCCATCGTTTTCGGGCGCGTCACCGGGCCGGCCTGCGGCGCAGCGGCGTAGCCGTAGGCGGGTGCCGGCGGCGGTGCGCCGTAAGGGTTCTCGGCCGGTGCGGGCGCGCCGTACTGAGGAGCCGGGGGCATCGAGCCACCCGGCGGCGGGGGCGTCCCGGGGCCGGTGGGCTCACCGGGGGGCGGGGGCGGCGGGTACTGGTCGGACATCGTCGGTCATCCCTCCTCGCGAGCGGCGACGGAGGTCGTCGGTGGACCGCTCGCCCACCGATCGTGGCACACCCGACGTCGCCGCCGGTAGCGCGACAAGCCGGACCGGCCTGTCGCGCAACCGAAGGCTCAGCGGCGACGGCGGCGCGCGACCTCGTAGAGCGTGACGCCGGTGGCGATGCCGGCGTTGAGCGACTCGACGGCCGAGCTCATCGGCACCGACACGATCTGGTCGCACGTCTCGCGCACGAGCCGCGAGAGCCCCTTGCCCTCGGAGCCGACGACGATGACGAGCGGCTCGGACGCCAGCTCGAGGTCGGGCAGCTCGACGTCACCCTCCATGTCGAGACCGATGACGAAGAAGCCGGCCTTGCGGTAGTCCTCGAGCGCCCGGGTCAGGTTGGTGGCCTGGGCGACCGGGATGCGCGCGGCGGCACCGGCGGAGGTCTTCCACGCGCTGGCGGTCATCCCGGCGGAGCGGCGGCTCGGGACGACGACGCCGTGCCCGCCGAAGGCCGCCACGGAGCGGACGATCGCACCGAGGTTGCGCGGGTCGGTGATGCCGTCGAGCGCGACGACGAGCGGGATGCCCGGCTGCTCGGGGTCGACGAGGTCGCGCGGGTCGGCGTAGGAGTACGGCGGCACCTGGAGCGCGAGCCCCTGGTGCACGGCGCCGTCGGTCAGCCGGTCGAGCTCGCCGCGCGGCGTCTCGAGGATGGGGATCGAGCGCTCGGTGGCGGTCTTGATCGCCTCGCGGACGCGGTCGTCGGAGTCGATGCGGCCCGCGACGTACATCGTCGTCACCGGCACGTGTGCGCGCAGCGCCTCGAGGACGGAGTTGCGCCCGGCGACGACCTCGCTCGAGGCGGCCGCCTTCTTCGGCGAGCGCTGCGGCGGACGACCGCCGGCGCGCTTCTCGCCCGCCTTGGCCATCTTGTGCGCCTTGTGGTTCGGGCGGTCACCGGCCTTGGGGGTCGGGCCCTTGCCCTCGAGGCCGCGGCGGCGCTGGCCACCAGAGCCGACGGTGGAGCCCTTCTTGTTGCTCTTGCGCACGGCGCCACGGCGCTGGGAGTTGCCGGCCACGTCAGTCGCCCTTTCCTCGGATGATGGTCCACCGGGCTCCGGCGGCGGTGTCCTCCACGGCGATCCCCGCGGCGGTCAGCGCGTCGCGGATGGCGTCGGCGGTCTCGTAGTCGCGCGCGGCGCGGGCCTGGGCCCGGGCGGCGACGCGGTCGGCGACGAGCGCGTCGAGCGCCGCCGTCATGTCGTCGGACTCGGACCCGCCCGAGGCCCAGTGCGGGTCGAGCGGGTTGACCCCGAGGACGTCGGCCATCGCGACGACCTGACGCGCGATGGTCGCGGCGTCGTCCTGGTCGCCGTCGTCGAGCGCGACGTTGCCCGCGCGCACCGCCTGGTGGAGCGCGGCGAGGGCGTCGGACACGCCCAGGTCGTCGTCCATCGCCTCGCGGAAGTCGGCGGGCAGCTCGGCGCTGCCGTCGGGGACGAGGGTGTCGACCCCGGGCAGCGCACGACGCAGGAAGCCCTCGATGCGCTCGACGGTGGCGGTCGCCTCCTCGATCGAGCCCTCGTGGTACTCGATCGTCGAGCGGTAGTGCGCGGCGGTCAGGTAGTAGCGCACGGCCAGCGGACGGTGCTCGCGCACGACCTCGGAGACGCGCAGCGAGTTGCCGAGCGACTTGCTCATCTTCTCGCCGCCCATCGTCACCCAGGCGTTGTGCAGCCAGTAGTTGGCGAACCCGAGGCCCGCGGCGCGCGACTGCGCGACCTCGTTCTCGTGGTGCGGGAAGCGCAGGTCGACCCCACCGCCGTGGATGTCGAAGGTGTCGCCGAGGTACTTGCGGGCCATCGCGGAGCACTCGAGGTGCCAGCCGGGGCGGCCGGCGCCGAACGGGGTCGGCCACGACGCGGTCTCGGGCTCGTCGGCCTTGCGGCCCTTCCAGAGGGCGAAGTCGCGCGGGTCGCGCTTGCCGCGGGGGTCGGCGTCCTCGGCGTCGGACATGTCCTCGACGCTCTGCCGGGTCAGCTCGCCGTAGCTCGGCCAGCTGCGGACGTCGAAGTAGACGTCCGCCGAGTCGTCCGCGGCGGCGTAGGCGTGGCCGGAGTCGACGAGGGTCTGCATCAGCTCGACCATCTCGGGGACGTGGCCGGTGGCGCGCGGCTCGTACGTGGGCGGGAGCACCCCGAGCGCGGCGAGCGACTCGGCGGTCTCCATCTCGTTGCGGTAGCTGAGGGCGAACCAGGGCTCGCCGGCCTCCGCCGACTTGGCGAGGATCTTGTCGTCGATGTCGGTGACGTTGCGGATGAGCGTGACGTCGTAGCCGTGCCCGGTCGCCAGCCAGCGGCGCAGGACGTCGAACGCCACGGCGAAGCGGACGTGCCCGATGTGCGGCGGCGCCTGCGTCGTGAGCCCACAGATGTAGATCCCCGCC is from Arthrobacter sp. NEB 688 and encodes:
- a CDS encoding serine/threonine-protein kinase; the encoded protein is MTADAPVDGHPSPDPDDPGTHARLGPYRLVQRLGEGGMGVVHLGLDRHGRAVAVKVLRAHVAHDPDARRRLAREVDTLGRIRSPFVAPVVDADVDGDTPYVVTRFIDGPALDHHVAARGPLPPPELHRLADGLAQALEAIHAADVVHRDVKPGNVLLVDGDPVLIDFGIAHVVDDVRLTSVGLVMGTPGYLAPEVVHGDDVTDATDWWGWAATTAFAASGTPPFGSGGMNAVLARVAAGEPDLVAVDPRIEPLLYAALSPYPDERPHQHEVVRALERYARGELATSAIEVRRARPATQALPAAGTAVLPAPVGPTTPAASAALPPVAPRVQRQPQVQPLPPPPTGAGRPGPPPHALPPAPYTGERDDDVLEARTDPRIGLPTRSGVLLALLALLAGLAAAAPLVALGALAVWMVLARTADRSVTSLVVRRHERGARGSDVAVAVVSSPWHAVVGAVGTLVTLALPLLVGVSAMFAGALVVGGLTGGSTRADGVVPLLAGGVFTALTAWWGPGGASLRRGSRSLVRGGTAHPGVRQVLVVALLLGGALLTALTVSRGGPSWWPLQEAPGWVDQVVPQL
- the cysS gene encoding cysteine--tRNA ligase — its product is MTLRLFDSLTRELRDFVPVVPGKAGIYICGLTTQAPPHIGHVRFAVAFDVLRRWLATGHGYDVTLIRNVTDIDDKILAKSAEAGEPWFALSYRNEMETAESLAALGVLPPTYEPRATGHVPEMVELMQTLVDSGHAYAAADDSADVYFDVRSWPSYGELTRQSVEDMSDAEDADPRGKRDPRDFALWKGRKADEPETASWPTPFGAGRPGWHLECSAMARKYLGDTFDIHGGGVDLRFPHHENEVAQSRAAGLGFANYWLHNAWVTMGGEKMSKSLGNSLRVSEVVREHRPLAVRYYLTAAHYRSTIEYHEGSIEEATATVERIEGFLRRALPGVDTLVPDGSAELPADFREAMDDDLGVSDALAALHQAVRAGNVALDDGDQDDAATIARQVVAMADVLGVNPLDPHWASGGSESDDMTAALDALVADRVAARAQARAARDYETADAIRDALTAAGIAVEDTAAGARWTIIRGKGD
- a CDS encoding CBS domain-containing protein — protein: MRIADVVKRKGDVVVTVRPDATVTELLALLAEHRIGAVVVSGDGSTVHGIVSERDVVRHLHSDGAGLLDAPVERIMTADVHTCTPEDSLEDLASRMTERRIRHVPVVVDGALGAIVSIGDIVKFRIDTLQAERDQLRDYIQQ
- the rlmB gene encoding 23S rRNA (guanosine(2251)-2'-O)-methyltransferase RlmB, giving the protein MAGNSQRRGAVRKSNKKGSTVGSGGQRRRGLEGKGPTPKAGDRPNHKAHKMAKAGEKRAGGRPPQRSPKKAAASSEVVAGRNSVLEALRAHVPVTTMYVAGRIDSDDRVREAIKTATERSIPILETPRGELDRLTDGAVHQGLALQVPPYSYADPRDLVDPEQPGIPLVVALDGITDPRNLGAIVRSVAAFGGHGVVVPSRRSAGMTASAWKTSAGAAARIPVAQATNLTRALEDYRKAGFFVIGLDMEGDVELPDLELASEPLVIVVGSEGKGLSRLVRETCDQIVSVPMSSAVESLNAGIATGVTLYEVARRRRR
- a CDS encoding RDD family protein, translating into MSDQHPPEPTSPQTPPTPGAPASAPQPYPAPAAGQGYPPQQPPPGAQQNPYGGWTTAPAFSGGQAPPESVPYVEAHFGPVASFGDRVLALLIDTAASFLPLLLMLAGIPFIVAGAPDRTGVDEYGMTTYGDTNGALIAVGIAVIVLFWLVGVGFQLWNRVFRMGRRGQSIGKSVVGLKLVDARTGAPIGAGSCFVRELVSGVVNSAVYLSYLWMLWDDNRQTVADKAVHSTVIKVPKA
- the ugpC gene encoding sn-glycerol-3-phosphate ABC transporter ATP-binding protein UgpC gives rise to the protein MATVKFDEATRIYPGNDTPSVDKLNIDIADGEFLVLVGPSGCGKSTSLRMLAGLEEVNGGKIWIGDRDVTDLSPKDRDVAMVFQNYALYPHMTVADNMGFALKIAGVDKGEIRKRVEEAAKILDLTQYLERKPKALSGGQRQRVAMGRAIVRSPQVFLMDEPLSNLDAKLRVQTRTQIASLQRRLGVTTVYVTHDQVEAMTMGDRIALLKDGILQQCATPREMYDNPANLFVAGFIGSPAMNLVTVPASSDGAKFGNHSVAIPREGLEHGGSHVVVGVRPEDVEITTNNDGLELTVDVVEELGADAYVYGTPTDSNISLVGGDDNLAKPFIARVDGRSVPEKGSKVYVYPKAQHMHVFDPDSGKRL
- a CDS encoding DUF4032 domain-containing protein, which produces MALELTAARPDPALLDLPWRIPLEEWPEEILAALPRGISRHVVRFVRLSGRVLAIKEIKDDIARREYEMLRNLRRLHMPSVEPFAVVSGRIGLDGEPLDACLVTRHLQYSLPYRALYSQSLRKGTATRLIDALAVLLVRLHLTGFWWGDVSLSNTLFRRDAGAFAAYLVDAETGELRNRLSDGQREHDLEIARVNIAGELMDLDAGGLLQEERDPVDVSERIVTRYRELWAELTNAETIDDTERWRVDDRIRRLNKLGFDVDELEITTDIDGTSIRLQPKVVDSGHHSRRLLRLTGLDVRENQARRLLNDLEVYSAATGRQGEDEEIIAHDWLAQVYEPVTRGVPRDLVAKLEPAEVFHEVLEHRWYMAERAQHDVPIRDVLEDYVAKVLPGKPDERAVLGVDTEELPVIADQ
- a CDS encoding DUF4190 domain-containing protein encodes the protein MSSSTPPPPPPPPGGSYPPPPEPEETGDSSAAGGYPPPPPPPGGAGGYTAPPSMPVPGGTPGGGLGGNNTKAVIALVLGILGLVFAICCSILGLLLGIGGAVLGYMAKQEIGRTGQAGRGLAQGGFVTGIIAVVLAIIMMALGAANFAANYTN
- a CDS encoding threonine/serine exporter family protein, which translates into the protein MSDPRTRRARILRGDLPTEPMPMADLLRRTPYRHARIPGASAPDPTIERGLDLALRVGALMLRCGAGAPQVEGAIAATAAAAGVDQVELDITLQSILVQARSAEGRQHTMLKVVRHTRFDYARLVAVHRLVESLVAGEVTPEEASDRLRQLKRTPRTYPKWAISLANAVLASAVAVVIGASALAALATIGVVLAVAGIARLHARVDLPEFYGNAINAFAATLLAGGLYAIGATGGIPFDESDFAFVVAGGIVAMLPGRTMASAIEDVIFGYPLTGAGRLLAVLLSLTGLIIGIASGLGAMLTLTRWTSSSFVSPDVLDLRVTQAPILPALLASLVVGLAAGVTVQSRRELILPMGLLTIVGVAVSAVLTRGPGVGSVTATGIAAVVVGVLGRLLAQRMDAPSLVLVVPASFGLLPGLTIFRGLYELVAQGEDSGLLTFQSGLSTLLSAGGVLLAIATGTVLGEYLAAPWDRHVRGSRRPRTDQVPR
- a CDS encoding DUF2752 domain-containing protein, whose protein sequence is MTTHVGGLGSLSPRVWWGAAGVAVAGGAAWLATHSPYEAGHYPGCFLYSTTGLYCPACGGTRATYDLLHGDVGAAFARHPLVPPLYLAVALYLAYRLVRARQGRPVRVVIPNWLPVAIGVGVLVFGVLRNLPGAEFLSPA